The following proteins are co-located in the Massilia litorea genome:
- the cheA gene encoding chemotaxis protein CheA, giving the protein MTIDISQFYQVFFDEAEELLAEMERLLLGVDVAAPDAEDLNAIFRTAHSVKGGASTFGITDMSEVTHVLESLLDRIRKGEMALTSQHVDAFLAAKDTLKNQLDGHRNGAYVDQDNVANVRMVLHDLSEGLVPAASALASSLAPSFLLSEPKAQTGEGAHRYKIELPSVEQRDVNALVDELGLMGRVSVTPLDGGRSALVITTHESLDDIVAICSFVLDPEDLKIFEAPPLTPEQRAIEAAERARIEEEQGYGFFDPADDAPDAQAELSDDERGYGFFQPIEQIRALAGVDAAPAKSAQVQDLVDAIEKKAAKKDEKGAESSSIRVSVEKVDQLINLIGELVITQAMIEQRSSKLDPMLHERLLSSVSQLTRNTRELQEAVMSIRMMPMDFVFSRFPRMVRDLASKLGKKVDFITHGAATELDKGLIERIVDPLTHLVRNSIDHGIEMPAARAAAGKSEAGRLFLSAGHQGGNIVIEVADDGGGLNRERILAKAAQNGLAVSDNMSDSEVWQLIFAPGFSTADVVTDVSGRGVGMDVVKRNITSMGGSVDIRSARGFGTTISISLPLTLAILDGMTIRCGEEIYILPLGYVVESLQPRREDVREIAGRGRVLKVRGEYLPLIALHGVFGIASKVQDPSEGIVVILESEGKRAALLIDDLVGQQHVVVKNLEANYRKVAGISGATILGDGGVSLILDVAALVRSSRQLADEALAS; this is encoded by the coding sequence ATGACGATCGACATCAGCCAGTTTTACCAGGTCTTTTTCGACGAAGCCGAAGAGCTGCTCGCCGAAATGGAACGGCTGCTGCTGGGCGTCGACGTGGCCGCCCCCGACGCCGAGGACCTGAACGCGATTTTCCGTACCGCGCACTCCGTCAAGGGCGGCGCCTCGACCTTCGGCATCACCGACATGAGCGAGGTGACCCACGTGCTGGAGTCGCTGCTCGACCGCATCCGCAAGGGCGAGATGGCCTTGACGAGCCAGCACGTGGACGCCTTCCTGGCCGCCAAGGACACGCTCAAGAACCAGCTCGACGGCCACCGCAACGGCGCCTACGTCGACCAGGACAATGTCGCCAACGTGCGCATGGTGCTGCACGACCTGTCCGAAGGCCTGGTGCCGGCGGCGTCCGCACTCGCTTCGTCCCTGGCGCCATCCTTCCTGCTCTCCGAACCGAAAGCGCAGACCGGAGAGGGCGCGCACCGCTACAAGATCGAGCTGCCGAGCGTCGAACAGCGCGACGTGAACGCCCTGGTCGACGAACTGGGACTGATGGGCCGCGTGTCCGTCACGCCGCTCGACGGCGGGCGCAGCGCGCTGGTCATCACCACCCACGAGAGCCTGGACGACATCGTCGCCATCTGCTCCTTCGTGCTCGATCCTGAAGACCTGAAGATTTTCGAAGCGCCGCCACTGACGCCCGAGCAACGCGCGATCGAGGCGGCGGAACGCGCCCGCATCGAGGAGGAGCAGGGCTACGGCTTCTTCGACCCGGCAGACGATGCGCCGGACGCGCAGGCCGAACTCTCCGACGACGAGCGCGGCTACGGCTTCTTCCAGCCGATCGAACAGATCCGCGCGCTGGCCGGCGTCGATGCCGCACCCGCGAAATCCGCACAGGTGCAGGACCTCGTCGACGCCATCGAAAAGAAGGCCGCGAAAAAGGACGAGAAGGGCGCCGAGTCGTCCTCGATCCGGGTCTCGGTCGAGAAGGTCGACCAGTTGATCAACCTGATCGGCGAACTGGTCATCACGCAGGCGATGATCGAGCAGCGTTCGAGCAAGCTCGATCCGATGCTGCACGAGCGCCTGCTGTCCTCGGTGTCCCAGCTGACGCGCAACACCCGCGAGCTGCAGGAAGCCGTGATGTCGATCCGCATGATGCCGATGGACTTCGTGTTCTCGCGCTTCCCGCGCATGGTGCGCGACCTGGCAAGTAAACTCGGCAAGAAGGTCGACTTCATCACCCATGGCGCCGCGACCGAACTGGACAAGGGCCTGATCGAGCGCATCGTCGACCCGCTGACCCACCTGGTACGCAACTCGATCGACCACGGCATCGAAATGCCGGCCGCGCGCGCAGCAGCGGGTAAATCGGAAGCAGGGCGCTTGTTCCTGTCGGCCGGCCACCAGGGCGGCAACATCGTGATCGAAGTCGCCGACGATGGCGGCGGCCTGAACCGTGAGCGGATCCTGGCCAAGGCGGCGCAGAATGGTCTCGCCGTGTCCGACAACATGAGCGATTCCGAGGTCTGGCAGCTGATCTTCGCACCGGGCTTCAGTACGGCCGATGTCGTCACCGACGTCTCGGGCCGCGGCGTCGGCATGGATGTTGTCAAACGTAATATCACTTCGATGGGGGGCTCGGTCGATATCCGCTCCGCCCGTGGTTTCGGCACCACGATTTCCATCTCTTTACCGCTCACACTCGCCATTTTGGACGGGATGACTATACGTTGCGGTGAGGAAATCTATATCCTTCCATTAGGTTACGTCGTCGAGTCCTTGCAGCCGCGCCGCGAAGACGTGCGCGAGATCGCCGGCCGCGGCCGGGTGCTGAAGGTACGCGGGGAATACCTGCCCTTGATCGCACTGCATGGCGTGTTCGGCATCGCTTCGAAGGTGCAGGACCCGAGCGAGGGCATCGTCGTGATCCTGGAGTCCGAGGGCAAGCGCGCGGCGCTCCTGATCGACGACCTGGTCGGCCAGCAGCACGTGGTCGTCAAGAACCTGGAAGCGAACTACCGCAAGGTGGCCGGCATTTCTGGGGCCACGATCCTCGGCGACGGCGGCGTGTCGCTGATCCTCGACGTGGCGGCGCTGGTGCGCTCGTCGCGCCAGCTGGCCGACGAGGCGCTGGCCTCATAG
- a CDS encoding chemotaxis protein CheW — translation MSITQITAQGNDGAGNEYLAFTLGSEEYGIDILKVQEIRGYEAVTRIANAPEFIKGVINLRGIIIPVVDMRIKFNLGTPTYDQFTVVIILNIAGRVMGMVVDSVSDVTTLTPDQVKPAPDMGSAFSTDYLIGLGTVDERMLILVDIDRLMSSSEMGLIDQKLAA, via the coding sequence ATGTCCATCACCCAAATCACTGCCCAGGGCAACGACGGCGCCGGCAACGAATACCTGGCGTTCACGCTGGGCTCGGAGGAATACGGGATCGACATCCTGAAGGTGCAGGAAATCCGCGGCTACGAAGCCGTGACCCGCATCGCCAACGCACCGGAATTCATCAAGGGCGTGATCAACCTGCGCGGCATCATCATCCCCGTCGTCGACATGCGCATCAAGTTCAATCTCGGCACCCCGACCTATGACCAGTTCACGGTCGTGATCATCCTGAACATCGCCGGCCGCGTGATGGGCATGGTGGTCGACAGCGTCTCGGACGTGACCACGCTCACCCCGGACCAGGTCAAGCCGGCCCCGGACATGGGCAGCGCCTTCAGCACCGATTACCTGATCGGCCTGGGCACGGTCGACGAGCGCATGCTGATCCTGGTCGACATCGACCGCCTGATGTCATCAAGCGAAATGGGCTTGATCGACCAGAAACTGGCAGCGTAA
- a CDS encoding CheR family methyltransferase, with amino-acid sequence MPLHTSDTVKEFDFTRADFERVRALIYRRAGISLADSKQEMVYSRLARRLRATGIHSFGKYLDDLEGGRLGEEWESFTNALTTNLTSFFREAHHFPLLADHVNGLRGRESGPLTIWCSASSTGEEPYSIAMTLCEAFNTLTPPVQIVATDIDTNVLATASEGVYGMDRVEKMAPERLKRFFLKGKGRHEGMARVRPELRQLVTFRPLNLLADSWPLNGQFDAIFCRNVMIYFDKETQRKILARFVPLMKPHALLFAGHSENFLYVSDSLRLRGKTVYELNERRA; translated from the coding sequence GTGCCGTTACACACCTCCGACACGGTCAAGGAATTTGACTTCACACGCGCCGACTTCGAGCGCGTGCGCGCCCTGATCTACCGCCGCGCCGGCATCTCGCTGGCCGACAGCAAGCAGGAAATGGTCTACAGCCGCCTGGCGCGGCGCCTGCGCGCGACCGGCATCCACTCCTTCGGTAAATACCTCGACGACCTGGAAGGGGGGCGCCTGGGCGAAGAGTGGGAGTCGTTCACCAACGCGCTGACGACCAACCTGACCTCGTTCTTCCGCGAAGCCCATCACTTTCCGCTGCTGGCCGACCACGTCAACGGGCTGCGCGGGCGCGAATCCGGCCCCCTGACGATCTGGTGCTCGGCCAGTTCGACCGGCGAAGAACCGTATTCGATCGCGATGACCCTGTGCGAAGCCTTCAATACGCTCACGCCGCCGGTCCAGATCGTCGCCACCGACATCGACACCAATGTGCTGGCCACGGCCAGCGAAGGCGTGTACGGCATGGACCGGGTGGAGAAGATGGCGCCGGAACGCCTGAAGCGCTTTTTCCTGAAAGGCAAAGGGCGGCACGAAGGCATGGCGCGCGTGCGCCCGGAACTGCGCCAGCTGGTCACCTTCCGCCCCCTGAACTTGCTGGCCGACAGCTGGCCCCTGAACGGGCAGTTCGATGCGATCTTCTGCCGCAACGTGATGATCTATTTTGACAAGGAAACGCAGCGCAAGATCCTGGCGCGCTTCGTGCCTTTGATGAAGCCGCACGCGCTGCTGTTTGCCGGCCACTCCGAGAATTTTCTCTATGTTTCCGACTCGCTGCGTCTGCGCGGCAAGACTGTCTACGAACTCAATGAGCGCCGCGCCTGA
- the cheD gene encoding chemoreceptor glutamine deamidase CheD, with amino-acid sequence MHSNNQFATNVYYDRTFDCDAAKILPGEYYYTGKNMLIVTVLGSCVSACIRDRITGLGGMNHFMLPDGGGDAGSPVSASMRYGTFAMEVLINDLLKAGARRENLEAKVFGGGAVLRGFTAMNVGERNAAFVMQFLKTERIPVLAEDLNDIHPRKVYFFPRTGKVLVKKLMQTQNDTVARRELDYAKRLKVEPVGGEIDLF; translated from the coding sequence ATGCATTCGAATAACCAGTTCGCCACCAACGTCTATTACGACCGCACCTTCGATTGCGACGCGGCGAAGATCCTGCCGGGCGAGTATTACTACACCGGCAAGAACATGCTGATCGTGACCGTGCTCGGTTCCTGCGTCTCGGCCTGCATCCGCGACCGCATCACGGGCCTGGGCGGCATGAACCACTTCATGCTGCCCGACGGCGGCGGCGATGCCGGCAGCCCGGTCTCGGCCTCGATGCGCTACGGCACCTTCGCGATGGAAGTGCTGATCAACGACCTGCTGAAGGCCGGCGCGCGGCGCGAGAACCTGGAAGCCAAGGTCTTCGGCGGCGGCGCCGTGCTGCGCGGCTTTACCGCCATGAACGTGGGCGAACGCAATGCCGCCTTCGTGATGCAGTTCCTGAAAACGGAACGCATCCCGGTGCTGGCCGAAGACCTGAACGACATCCACCCGCGCAAGGTGTATTTCTTCCCCAGGACAGGGAAGGTATTGGTCAAGAAACTCATGCAAACCCAGAACGATACGGTCGCCAGGCGCGAACTCGACTACGCCAAGCGCCTCAAGGTGGAGCCCGTCGGCGGCGAAATCGACCTGTTCTGA
- a CDS encoding protein-glutamate methylesterase/protein-glutamine glutaminase gives MKTKVLIVDDSALIRSVMSEIVNSQADMEVVATAPDPLVARELIKKHNPDVLTLDVEMPKMDGLDFLEKLMRLRPMPVLMVSSLTERGSEITMRALELGAVDFVTKPKISIGSGMREYTELITDKIRAAARARVKRTVASPVATTALPQLRSPLTSSEKLIIIGASTGGTEAIREFLMQMPSDCPGILIAQHMPEGFTTSFARRLDSLCKITVCEAAGNERVLPGHAYIAPGHSHLLLARSGANYMTRIEQTDPVNRHRPSVDVLFRSAASAAGKNAVGVILTGMGKDGAAGMLEMKNAGAQNFAQDEASCVVFGMPREAIAIGAAHEVAPLTALPGLVLGHLAAHGGRALRV, from the coding sequence ATGAAAACCAAGGTCCTCATCGTCGACGACTCGGCCCTGATCCGCAGTGTCATGAGCGAGATCGTCAACTCGCAAGCCGACATGGAAGTCGTGGCCACCGCGCCCGATCCGCTCGTCGCGCGCGAACTGATCAAGAAACACAATCCGGACGTGCTCACGCTCGACGTCGAGATGCCGAAGATGGACGGCCTCGACTTCCTCGAAAAGCTGATGCGCCTGCGCCCGATGCCGGTGCTGATGGTGTCCTCGCTGACCGAACGCGGCTCGGAGATCACGATGCGCGCGCTGGAACTCGGCGCGGTCGACTTCGTCACCAAGCCGAAGATCTCGATCGGCAGCGGCATGCGCGAGTACACCGAACTGATCACCGATAAAATCCGCGCCGCGGCGCGCGCCCGCGTCAAGCGCACGGTGGCCAGCCCGGTTGCCACCACGGCGCTGCCGCAGCTGCGCAGCCCGCTGACCTCGTCGGAAAAGCTGATCATCATCGGCGCCTCGACCGGCGGCACGGAAGCGATCCGCGAATTCCTGATGCAGATGCCGTCGGACTGCCCCGGCATCCTGATCGCCCAGCACATGCCGGAAGGGTTCACGACCTCGTTCGCGCGCCGTCTCGATTCGCTGTGCAAGATCACCGTGTGCGAGGCCGCCGGCAACGAACGCGTGCTGCCCGGCCACGCCTATATTGCGCCGGGGCATTCGCACCTGCTTCTCGCGCGCTCGGGCGCCAACTACATGACCAGGATCGAGCAGACCGATCCGGTGAATCGCCACCGGCCGTCGGTGGACGTGCTGTTCCGCTCGGCTGCATCGGCCGCCGGTAAAAATGCGGTGGGCGTGATCCTGACGGGCATGGGCAAGGACGGTGCTGCTGGTATGCTGGAGATGAAAAACGCCGGCGCCCAGAATTTCGCCCAGGACGAAGCCTCGTGCGTCGTCTTCGGCATGCCGCGCGAGGCGATTGCGATCGGCGCCGCCCACGAAGTGGCGCCGCTGACGGCCTTGCCCGGACTGGTGCTCGGCCACCTGGCGGCGCACGGCGGAAGAGCGTTGCGCGTTTGA
- the cheY gene encoding chemotaxis response regulator CheY, whose translation MADPKMRFLVVDDFSTMRRIVRNLLKELGYANVDEAEDGVMALAKLRSEQFDFVVSDWNMPNMDGLTMLQNIRADPALAKLPVLMVTAEAKKENIIAAAQAGASGYVVKPFTAATLDEKLNKIFEKMEKA comes from the coding sequence ATGGCTGATCCAAAGATGCGTTTCCTGGTGGTTGACGATTTCTCGACGATGCGCCGCATCGTCCGGAACTTGTTGAAGGAACTGGGCTACGCCAACGTCGACGAAGCGGAAGACGGCGTCATGGCGCTGGCCAAGCTGCGCAGCGAACAATTCGACTTCGTGGTGTCCGACTGGAACATGCCCAACATGGACGGTCTGACCATGCTGCAAAACATCCGTGCCGATCCCGCCCTGGCCAAGCTGCCGGTGCTGATGGTGACCGCGGAAGCGAAGAAAGAAAACATCATCGCGGCGGCCCAGGCCGGCGCAAGCGGCTATGTGGTGAAGCCATTCACCGCCGCCACGCTCGACGAGAAACTGAACAAGATCTTCGAGAAAATGGAAAAGGCCTGA
- the cheZ gene encoding protein phosphatase CheZ: protein MLEPIAGVALDGVANDEVLIRVGHMTRALHDSLRGLGLDKLVEKAASDIPDARDRLDYVARLSEQAAKRVLDATDAAGPLQDAVESRSAELRSAWQALLDKGSAGETDWRALAERSIAVMAENERAATATRAELMNIMLAQDFQDLTGQVIGKITSIAQDLEKQLVQVLVDFAPSEIRRELDNGLLNGPQIKPEGNVEVVANQGQVDDLLDSLGF, encoded by the coding sequence ATGCTCGAGCCGATCGCCGGAGTTGCATTGGATGGTGTTGCAAACGATGAAGTCCTGATCCGGGTCGGCCACATGACGCGCGCGCTGCACGACAGCCTGCGCGGCCTCGGCCTGGACAAGCTGGTCGAAAAAGCGGCAAGCGATATCCCGGATGCCCGCGACCGGCTCGATTATGTTGCCCGCCTGTCGGAGCAAGCCGCCAAGCGCGTGCTCGACGCTACCGATGCGGCTGGTCCCCTGCAGGACGCGGTGGAAAGCCGTAGCGCCGAGTTGCGCAGCGCCTGGCAGGCCTTGCTCGACAAGGGCAGTGCCGGCGAAACGGACTGGCGCGCGCTGGCCGAGCGCAGCATCGCGGTCATGGCCGAGAACGAACGTGCCGCGACCGCCACCCGTGCCGAGCTGATGAACATCATGCTGGCGCAGGACTTCCAGGACCTGACCGGCCAGGTGATCGGCAAGATCACCTCGATCGCCCAGGACCTGGAGAAGCAGCTGGTGCAGGTGCTCGTCGATTTCGCCCCGAGCGAGATCAGGCGCGAACTCGACAACGGCCTGCTGAATGGCCCGCAGATCAAGCCCGAGGGCAACGTCGAGGTGGTCGCGAACCAGGGCCAGGTCGACGACCTGCTCGACAGCCTGGGCTTCTAA
- a CDS encoding EAL and HDOD domain-containing protein — protein sequence MHHTNYIVREPLLDPAQRVIGYELLWQQGGQAVQDAELEQLVAFVAEHVNDDEHGWLLRDKQLFLDAVPAMLSTDALFSLPPERTVLSLQARYLMDPSTRAAVQGLRAGGVGISIRGLDVKHLTPALAPYASHVEMRFSGIDVAAQARSYAAAKQAALRMVGRPVTNWIDYDACAALGLDAFVGKLHLTPRPGNPVKGLNPTQTIILQLMQMVQNNDDIPKLESVLKRDPALTYKLLRNINSAGFGAGREVQSIRQAISLMGYAPLYRWLTLLLASASASGYSPVLMETAVVRGRLTELLGLHALPKGEGENLFVAGMFSLLDRLLGLPMKEVLETIPLPPEVVRALMSREGMYGPYLALAEACELSSNLVGALAGSLDISPLEVNKAHLSALAWAQAVTQ from the coding sequence ATGCATCACACCAACTATATTGTTCGCGAACCGCTGCTCGATCCCGCGCAGCGCGTCATCGGCTACGAATTACTGTGGCAGCAGGGCGGCCAGGCAGTGCAGGATGCCGAGCTCGAGCAGCTGGTCGCTTTCGTGGCCGAACACGTGAACGACGATGAGCACGGCTGGCTGCTGCGCGACAAGCAGCTCTTCCTCGACGCCGTCCCGGCCATGCTGTCCACCGACGCGTTATTCTCGCTGCCGCCCGAGCGCACCGTGCTGAGCCTGCAGGCGCGCTACCTGATGGATCCGAGCACCCGCGCCGCCGTGCAGGGATTGCGCGCCGGCGGCGTCGGCATCTCGATCCGCGGCCTCGACGTCAAGCACCTGACCCCGGCGCTCGCGCCTTACGCCTCGCACGTCGAGATGCGCTTCTCGGGCATCGACGTCGCCGCCCAGGCGCGCAGCTATGCGGCTGCAAAACAAGCGGCGCTGCGCATGGTCGGCCGTCCGGTCACCAACTGGATCGACTACGACGCCTGTGCCGCGCTCGGTCTGGACGCCTTCGTCGGCAAGCTGCACCTGACCCCGCGTCCCGGCAACCCGGTGAAGGGCCTGAATCCCACCCAGACCATCATCCTGCAGCTGATGCAGATGGTGCAGAACAACGACGACATCCCCAAGCTGGAAAGCGTGCTGAAACGCGACCCGGCGCTGACCTATAAACTGCTGCGCAACATCAATTCGGCCGGCTTCGGGGCAGGGCGGGAGGTGCAGTCGATCCGCCAGGCGATCAGCCTGATGGGCTACGCGCCCCTGTATCGCTGGCTGACCCTGCTGCTGGCCAGCGCCAGCGCGAGCGGCTACTCGCCGGTGCTGATGGAAACGGCCGTCGTGCGCGGCCGCCTCACCGAACTGCTGGGCCTGCATGCGCTGCCGAAGGGCGAGGGCGAGAACTTGTTCGTCGCCGGCATGTTCTCGCTGCTCGACCGCCTGCTCGGGCTGCCGATGAAGGAAGTGCTGGAGACCATCCCGCTGCCGCCGGAAGTGGTGCGCGCGCTGATGTCGCGCGAAGGCATGTACGGGCCGTACCTGGCGCTGGCGGAAGCCTGCGAGCTGAGCTCGAACCTGGTCGGTGCGCTGGCGGGGTCGCTCGATATCAGCCCGCTGGAGGTGAACAAGGCGCACCTGTCGGCGCTCGCGTGGGCGCAGGCGGTGACGCAGTAA
- a CDS encoding PilZ domain-containing protein, which translates to MTEVLTENAPRPPRKGSPRPSDVLDRIAATASPHEMRDPFDIGETFTSLAESGEALTIYPGTLGEPMLARIEFVHPEEPHFTLDIAGGLPLPAGRATFVAALGGNAKLQFELEGDWIPTPGASNLVPAVFPEMCLVLNRRAAPRLETPVNGSYAATFTLMNKQFELPLCDYSVGGVGLRATPDQAAELYLGRKLKSVRLQLGPALAIVADLEIRLLRPFRSFLLGEQVQVGCSISNIEMQMQQTLQRLVTSNRGRSAA; encoded by the coding sequence GTGACCGAAGTTCTGACCGAAAACGCACCCCGTCCGCCCCGCAAGGGTTCGCCCCGTCCCAGCGACGTCCTTGACCGCATCGCTGCGACCGCGTCGCCGCACGAGATGCGCGATCCCTTCGACATCGGGGAAACCTTTACCAGCCTGGCCGAGTCCGGCGAAGCGCTGACGATTTATCCGGGCACCCTGGGCGAGCCGATGCTGGCGCGGATCGAATTCGTGCACCCGGAAGAGCCGCATTTCACGCTCGACATCGCCGGCGGCCTGCCGCTGCCTGCGGGCCGCGCCACCTTCGTCGCGGCACTGGGCGGCAACGCCAAGCTCCAGTTCGAGCTCGAAGGCGACTGGATCCCGACGCCTGGCGCATCGAACCTGGTGCCGGCCGTGTTTCCGGAAATGTGCCTGGTCCTGAACCGGCGCGCCGCGCCGCGTCTGGAGACCCCGGTCAACGGCAGCTATGCCGCGACCTTCACCCTCATGAACAAGCAGTTCGAGCTGCCCTTGTGCGACTATTCCGTCGGCGGCGTCGGCTTGCGCGCCACCCCGGACCAGGCGGCGGAACTGTATCTGGGAAGGAAGCTGAAGAGCGTGCGCCTGCAGCTGGGACCGGCGCTGGCGATCGTGGCCGACCTCGAGATCCGGCTGCTGCGGCCTTTCCGCAGTTTCCTGCTGGGCGAACAGGTGCAGGTCGGGTGCAGCATCAGCAATATCGAGATGCAGATGCAGCAGACGCTGCAGCGGTTGGTGACCTCGAACCGGGGACGCTCGGCGGCGTAG
- the panC gene encoding pantoate--beta-alanine ligase: MKIITTIDELRDQMRGQLRTAFVPTMGNLHEGHLSLMRLARKHGDPVVASIFVNRLQFGPNEDFDKYPRTFQADVEKLEKEGVYVLFAPTEKDLYPEPQEYRVQPPDTLGNTLEGEFRPGFFGGVCTVVTKLFSCVQPRVAVFGKKDYQQLMIVRNMARQFAMPTEIIGAETFRAEDGLALSSRNMYLSPEERAEAPALYQGLNFVANEIRGGHLDIFSVEREAMAQLSARGWKPDYISVRKRIDLQPPSAGDLAQGTPLVVLAAAKLGTTRLIDNLEI; the protein is encoded by the coding sequence ATGAAAATCATTACCACCATTGACGAACTGCGCGACCAGATGCGCGGCCAGCTGCGCACCGCTTTCGTGCCGACGATGGGCAACCTGCATGAAGGCCACCTCTCGCTGATGCGCCTGGCGCGCAAGCACGGCGACCCGGTGGTCGCTTCCATTTTCGTCAACCGCCTGCAGTTCGGCCCGAACGAAGACTTCGACAAGTACCCGCGCACCTTCCAGGCCGACGTCGAGAAACTGGAAAAGGAAGGCGTCTATGTGCTGTTCGCGCCGACCGAGAAGGATTTGTATCCCGAGCCGCAGGAATACCGCGTACAGCCGCCTGACACCCTCGGCAACACCCTGGAAGGCGAGTTCCGCCCGGGCTTCTTCGGCGGTGTGTGCACGGTCGTCACCAAGCTGTTTTCCTGCGTGCAGCCGCGCGTGGCCGTGTTCGGCAAGAAGGATTACCAGCAGCTGATGATCGTGCGTAACATGGCGCGCCAGTTCGCGATGCCGACCGAAATCATCGGTGCGGAAACCTTCCGTGCGGAAGACGGCCTGGCCCTGTCCTCGCGCAACATGTACCTGTCGCCGGAAGAACGCGCCGAGGCCCCGGCCCTGTACCAGGGCCTGAATTTCGTCGCCAACGAGATCCGCGGCGGCCACCTCGACATCTTCTCGGTCGAGCGCGAAGCGATGGCGCAGCTGTCCGCACGCGGCTGGAAGCCGGACTATATCTCCGTGCGCAAGCGCATCGACCTGCAACCGCCGTCGGCCGGCGACCTGGCCCAGGGCACGCCCCTGGTCGTGCTCGCCGCTGCCAAGCTGGGCACCACGCGCCTGATCGATAATCTCGAAATCTGA
- a CDS encoding segregation and condensation protein A has protein sequence MLPEQAAPEAPADPILDEGALPPDAAGLDDAAAAAIARLYGEPLLRMPNDLYIPPDALEIFLDAFEGPLDLLLYLIRKQNFNILDIPMAQVTLQYLEYVEQIRKSNLELAAEYLLMAAMLIEIKSRMLLPKRQDDLIEDAGDPRAELVRRLLEYEQIKIAALQLGALPQEGRDFQRPSLTVEQSLTPVLPQVDPHDLQRAWLDVLRRAKLTQHHRIGRQELSVREHMSAILRTLQSQRFVEFGELFAGQETVPIIVVHFVALLELAKETLVEITQAEPFAPIYVRLAYSPA, from the coding sequence ATGCTGCCGGAGCAGGCCGCGCCGGAAGCGCCGGCCGACCCTATCCTCGACGAAGGCGCCTTGCCGCCTGATGCCGCCGGCCTCGACGATGCCGCCGCGGCCGCGATTGCGCGCCTGTACGGCGAGCCGCTGCTGCGCATGCCGAACGACCTGTACATCCCGCCCGACGCCCTCGAGATCTTCCTCGACGCCTTCGAAGGCCCGCTCGACTTGCTGCTCTACCTGATCCGCAAGCAGAACTTCAACATCCTCGACATCCCGATGGCGCAGGTGACCCTGCAATACCTGGAATATGTCGAGCAGATCCGCAAGAGCAACCTGGAACTGGCTGCCGAGTATCTGCTGATGGCGGCGATGCTGATCGAGATCAAGTCGAGGATGTTGCTCCCCAAGAGACAGGACGACCTGATCGAAGACGCCGGCGACCCGCGCGCCGAACTCGTGCGGCGCCTGCTCGAATACGAACAGATCAAGATCGCCGCCCTGCAACTGGGCGCACTGCCGCAGGAAGGACGCGATTTCCAGCGCCCTTCGCTGACCGTCGAGCAAAGCCTGACGCCGGTCTTACCGCAAGTCGATCCGCACGACCTGCAACGCGCCTGGCTCGACGTTTTGCGACGGGCGAAATTGACCCAGCACCACCGGATCGGGCGCCAGGAATTGTCCGTGCGCGAGCACATGTCGGCGATTTTGCGTACCCTGCAATCGCAGCGCTTCGTCGAATTCGGCGAGCTGTTCGCGGGCCAGGAGACGGTGCCGATCATCGTGGTCCACTTTGTCGCCCTGCTCGAGCTGGCCAAGGAAACCCTGGTCGAAATTACGCAAGCCGAACCGTTCGCGCCCATTTACGTGCGCCTGGCATACTCGCCGGCATGA
- a CDS encoding DUF3460 family protein produces MPKFTGYVSDHTKFIEELKSKTPGMEERQQEGRSLLWDKLPISLDEEARTRESRLRQNAYPYQNKF; encoded by the coding sequence ATGCCTAAATTCACCGGTTACGTATCCGACCACACCAAGTTCATCGAAGAGTTGAAGTCGAAGACTCCGGGCATGGAAGAGCGCCAGCAGGAAGGCCGCTCCCTGCTGTGGGACAAGCTGCCGATCTCGCTCGACGAAGAAGCGCGCACCAGGGAATCGCGCCTGCGCCAGAACGCCTATCCGTACCAGAACAAGTTCTAA